A part of Carcharodon carcharias isolate sCarCar2 chromosome 6, sCarCar2.pri, whole genome shotgun sequence genomic DNA contains:
- the LOC121278786 gene encoding von Hippel-Lindau disease tumor suppressor-like has protein sequence MALVTGRQPIRAHRSLNSDEATYVKFVNRSSRIARPWWINFDGIPQNYDDILSGGTLNMHTYRTHPWIFRDADTGDKLLINKDEIYFPTAAQYDEDGPVYMLVCIIIPLYSLKDCCLQSIRKQVKSEDYAKLELPKSLHADLKNSPNLLREVENLSMKYRNS, from the coding sequence ATGGCATTGGTCACAGGGAGGCAGCCGATCCGTGCGCATAGGTCCCTGAATTCAGATGAAGCTACTTATGTTAAATTTGTTAATCGGAGCTCGCGGATTGCAAGGCCTTGGTGGATTAATTTCGACGGAATTCCTCAGAATTATGATGACATTCTTTCGGGAGGCACCCTGAATATGCACACATATCGGACTCATCCTTGGATTTTTCGGGATGCAGACACTGGAGACAAATTGCTTATAAATAAGGATGAGATATATTTTCCAACAGCTGCACAGTATGATGAAGATGGACCTGTTTACATGCTTGTTTGCATCATAATTCCATTATATTCACTGAAGGACTGCTGTTTGCAATCTATTCGTAAACAAGTAAAGTCGGAAGATTACGCAAAGTTGGAACTACCAAAGTCATTGCATGCTGATCTCAAGAATTCTCCAAATCTGTTAAGGGAGGTCGAAAACCTCAGCATGAAGTACAGAAACAGTTAA